In a single window of the Magnolia sinica isolate HGM2019 chromosome 7, MsV1, whole genome shotgun sequence genome:
- the LOC131251653 gene encoding cytochrome b-c1 complex subunit 6-1, mitochondrial — protein MADEEPVDQKKYLEESCKPKCVKPLLEYRACVKRIEGDESGHKHCTGQYFDYWSCVDKCVAPKLFAKLK, from the exons AT GGCGGACGAGGAGCCTGTTGATCAGAAGAAATACCTCGAGGAATCTTGCAAGCCAAAGTGTGTGAAGCCTCTTCTTGAGTACCGG GCATGTGTTAAGAGGATCGAAGGCGATGAATCTGGGCACAAGCATTGTACCGGGCAGTACTTCGATTACTGGTCGTGCGTTGATAAATGT GTTGCGCCAAAGCTGTTTGCAAAACTGAAATGA